The Argentina anserina chromosome 5, drPotAnse1.1, whole genome shotgun sequence genome includes the window GGTTATTCAAAGCCAAAACAATTCGACAGCTATTGTATACTCTCATGAAAGCTTGTATGTCTACGCGCTTAAAGTGCATTTAGGCACTTAGCAATTGGATTGTGGGTGCACGCTTTCACTCTCACGCATgggttcatcaccccccccccccccccattttCCTCGGTACTGGCTCTTTGTTATGATTACTGTTCTTGGTTCCTTACCGTCAGGCACAACTCGTTTTTGTGTTGAGTTTCGATGGTGGTTTGTTCaatcttgttttgtttgtggGTTTCCATATAATTTGTGTCTTGGATATAGATTGGTATCGGGTATGTGGGCTTCTTCGCTCTGATTTAGTACACTCTAATATATTATGGCTACCAATGTTGATGTTAATGTTAGCTAACTTTAGTGGTGGGTGTGGTAGAATTGTTAGCATATGTGTCTTTATGTTTTCAGTTATAGGGTCTTTAACTCATAGATTAGTGAGTTGTCGGTTTCCTATTACTCTTtctagattgattgagttgGTGAGCCGTGCTCTTTGTATTATTTACTTTATGACCTAGCGTTTGTGCGGGTCTTGTTTTGTTGGGCTTTGTCCCTTTTATGAATTAttctttaacaaaaaaaaaagaatgctATGGATCTGTCTATCTTAGCCCAAAATGGAATAATAGAGCTCTCTCTTTAGCCCAATATGGAAGATATATGTATACACGCGTCAGCGTAAAATGAGTGCAGACGTGTCGATGCTTGAGTCAAAAATTCCAATAGTGCAGGCCCCAAAGCCAAAAGCTTGAAACTTCCTGAAGCTTCGCAGTTCGCATCGTCTTCTTTattgcttcttctttcttcttctcttcaccTGGTGCATATCACTATCTGAGAAAACAACCGCAGGTATGTACTAATCTGTATCTATTTCCCTGTTTACATCTCAGCTTCGCTAGTTTTGCGCACAAATATTTCTGGGTTTAGTTGGTTTAGCTAGATCCTTTATAAGTTACAGTTTGAACTCAGGTACTGAAACTAGAGTAGTGTAGTTGGCTTTAGGAGTTTTGGTTGTAATGATCTTACACTTTCAATTTGGACTTGTTGCGGTTTCTGTTGGAAATCTTACTCCTTTCTCTTGGTCTGCACTTTGCACTCGAAAATTGCAAGGCCTCCTCTTTATGGAGTATGTGATTCAATTTCTAGGCCTTGTTTCTTGCAATGTGCTGTCAAAATAGTAATTGGTTGTACATCACCACAAAAGAGATAGTTGGAAAGATTGCAGCTTTTTCATTGTTCGAGAAAATTAAAGTTTTGGTTTCAATGTATAGAACTTGTGGCATGGTATAGTTCTCTGCGATCATGTGGATTAGTAACTGTAAAGTGTGGTTCATGTTCTCATTCCAGCAGTAAAAATGTAAACTATTATCCAAACGTTTACTCAGTATTTTGTTTAGTAAATCAGTTATACATGGTTTTAGTCTTTCGCTATGGGGTAATGTGTGTTCTGTGGTTTGACATGCTTCTGATGTGAAGTATTAGTGTATTACTAGGTGAGGAACTCAACATGCTATGCTGCGATACATATGATTTGATGGTTGTTGGTTTCGTTTTGCTCCAGGAATTGTTTGATTTGTAACTTTCAACTACTGCATTGTGAAGGGCAGATAAAATAGAGCCTATATGCGTGGAGTAGTGGCACTTTCACCTGCTAAGAACAGATTCAAACAGATGTACCCCATTAAAGGGTCATGGGGTAAGATAGCTCCCCTTTCTGGTTCCTTTTATATCATAATAATTGCATTGTATTACACCTGAGGTCTTCTTTATCTGACTACTGTAAATTATTAATGTTATTGGGTACTGTGGCCACCTCGATATCAAACAAACAAGGGAAAGCGGAAGCAGGGCTTGTGACGAAGGAGAAAACTGATCCAATTGTTGCCTTCAGTAGGCCTCCGCCCCCTCCACCTGTTCTTGGGCCACTGCTTGTATTCTCGTTGTTAGAAGCCTTGTGGAGTCGCAACAATGATGATGACTGACAGGTGATATTCTTACTGGGATCGCTTGACTGTATGGAAAGACAAGTTCTCTACTTGAAGAACATGTTTGAAATGTAAAGCAAAATGTTGTATGCATAGCTGAGAAATTGAATTGCGATGTTCCAGAGTCCTATGTAGCCTTCTATGATGGGTGCAAACataattttgtatattttcCATATCCATTGGAAGACAATATGAGGACTTCTTAGGAACCCTGCAGGAGAAACATTGATAATATGTCATGTTTTGTCTGTGATATGATTGATTACTGAGGTCTGAGATCGGGTTAAACTATCCTTACATGCAGTAGCTCTTGGGAAACCATCAAATAGGGAGGTCACTGCCTTTAACAGACTCTGAGATGTCCATCAGCAGAATCACGCATGAATAAAAGGATTAAAGCTTTCTTATATATGGTGTTTTTTATTAAACGGTGAAAAAAGAAACTATAAACATGATAGTTGTAAGAGTTACCAATACTAGGTGTCCTGGTTTGATAGGTGATTCAATAATGATTTGTGCTTTCCTGTAGACATTTAGAACCAGTTAGGAACTGGCTTTGATCATCTTTAACCAAGTTAAGAGGTAGAAATActgaatttatttttctgtacTTGATAATGAAtctttcttgttcttttgAGGATTCAAAGAAGCTGCAGCCTCTGGTGAATGGGATCTGCTTGCCTTTCCATTCTGTTTGTGAAATACAGACGGACTTAGGTTACAGTTTGAGTATTGATAAAATAAAGAGGTGGTAATAGAATTATATCTACCCATGTGCCAGTTTACTGCTGCTGTAAGCTGATCATTTCCTTCGCACACATTTTGTATGCTGAACTTTATATTCTGTCCCATGGCCTCGGTTAGCTCTTTAAAGAACTTCATTATTACCTGCATTGGATACAACTTGGCCTTTGTTAGTAGCATTGAGGTGGGAACATTATTGCTGTTAAGAAGATTAAAGGATAGATGGTTGGTCATGACATTTTTGCCTTGTAATGGTGAGCTGAAGGAGCATTCATCTATGCAACAATCAGTTGAGATGTAGTGACCTAGTTGCTTCAAGTTTTTCTCATTGATGCACTTGTAGAAGTCCTTGATTGTGTCGGATGGCGAAAGTGATCCCGGAGAAGAGGTTGAATTTCTCTTTGCAGCCACAATAGGAAAGAGCCCACGGTTGTTGGAGAGTCCATTATCTGCTTTCTTTTCTACATAGAGGCCATGCTGCATTGCATTGGCTCCGTTCTGCTGAGCAAACTTGCGTGTTCTATTGATCGTTAAGGAAGCAACGACCGCTCCGGACATAGCTTTGAGGCATATTCTCTGTCTTGGTGCAATGCTTGGGATACTGGTAATGGTAGCCATTGCCTTGAGACaagtttgaaacaaatggGCTGATTTTGGTGTGGAAGCAGAGTCGTGTGGGATGAAGAATTCATCCAAGCGAGGCAGGGATGTGAAGACATGCGGGAAAGAATAAAGGGTCATTTGTAGCATATATTGCCTTAACCAAGGAAAGAATCTCCGCTGAGCTGGTTTTCGTTTTATGTTTGTGCCTTGCTATGAAATCCAAGGATCAGAAGTTATGTGAAACCCGAACCATTCTCCATACTCTTCCCTTCCTTTACGGAGAAACATTTATTACAAGCTTAATCATCCTTGCTTTAGGACACAGACACGAAATAATTGGTTGGTTGAGCCTCTTGCTACTAGTGTTGGAATAAGTGGCTATATTCCACTTCATGCTAAGGTGAatgatgttattgttgatTCTCATTGGGTTCTCCCAGcagattttatttcttcattccctTAAGCAGCAGAAAAAATTGAGCGCATTGCTCTGCCTGATGCAGACACATCTGACTTTCTTTTACGACTGCACTCCTCCTCAAGAATTCTGACAGCAaaagaagcttttgttttcttctcaaatcatGATGAACATAAAGACTGGGGTAAAGTGATATGGAGTAAACCAATTCAACCCCGCAAAACTCTTATTGTTTGGAATGCTCTTCATGGGCGTTTACTAACTGATGATGTTTTATAACGGCGAGGTTTTTCACTTCCATCTTATTACTCCTTTTGTGGAAGTCATGCGGAATCGGGtacacatcttcttttgcattgttatgaaattgtggctttatggaaatgagtttgccttctattttctcattcattctcgcCTTGAGGTACccttgatgaagtgtttaatggtgttggtgtttcagcgttcccaaaacctaaacgtcGACGTTGGTTTCTAGTCTCctgtaatctaatttggtttatttggatcaCTAGAAATCTGGTGCGTTTCGAAGATAAGATTATTAATGTGTTAGAAGCCCAACGtcatcttttggaattgtttAGAGTCTGCTCTGCATTCTTTTCATCATTACAAGAAGCATCAtgatatgtctattttctctattcttggtatctcacaactgtcTGCCAATGCTACCAGCTTTATCCCGTCCTTTAATTAAGGGTTTCTTGGATGAAGGTTTGATATTTGTTAGgagttttttatatatatggttttgcaTGGGTGAGTGTACACATGCCGGATTGAGCTTTTATTTATTCTCTTTGTTGGAGTTTATCAGACATAGGAGGTCAGTTTTTTTGTCCCCCTCctttgttagtttgatttcaataaattagGGGCAGTTtgccctaaaaaaaaaaaggacacCAACACGAGATGATCTCCGGCACAAACAATATTCATAAGAGTACAGCTAGTTGCTATCTTTCATCTAAATGCACATCTTGATATACTGTCTTTATACCTCTTTGCATGGGGACTTTTGTCGACGAACAATCTGCTTGGAGCAGTGGGCAGGGGCGAACCTAGGTATATGGTAAGGTGGACTCAAGTCCACCCACATTTTGGGAAAAAAAATCTTCtactatatattttatatatagagtATGACTTCTAGAGTTCTAGTTTATACATTagtaataaaaaaatgtattaATGATTTTACATAATTGACAAAAAAGAGCCCTCAATCTCTTTAGTCAATCATGATGAAACAATGGCGGACTAATGAACTTGTCACTTTCTCTCTGTCTCAATTtcactctctttctctcttgcagtTTGTCTTATTGAGTTTCTTCAATTTGGAGACTCAATTCTAATGTAATTTattatatttcaattttaaacattagagttaaagaCTTAAAATATGATAATATCTACGTTAACTTGTTCATTGGTTTATTTATGTGTATATTAACTCTTAGtcttttattgtatttgagtgatTAGCTCTTATATCTCACCCTGATTAAAAAAGTGCTCCAATAAAAATTCAATCCACATAGTGTTGAATTTCTAGGTCCGCCACGGGCAGTGGGGTCCTCTTTCCTTTAACCCACGACGAAATGTTGCTCTTGTGCTAGCGTCCATACTTACCCAGACTCTACCATCAATTTTTGTCACGGGTTTCCCattcatatatgatatatgtgAGACTTTGCCATCGAGTGGTTTGTCGACAACAGAGGATTGAACATGCTGTGGGACGTTACTCTCAGACAAGAGTAGTAGTCCTTAAATACGCAACAAGATGTCATGGACTCtgtccgaaaaaaaaaatctaaatgcACAATTCGTATTACGATTCAGCAACTTCTGGTATTCTGTAAGCCAGTTGTATATGCCTCTCTTCTTTGACTCTTATCATAGGAATCAATCTACTCGACCATGTTGGTCATGATAACATGAACAAATTAATGATATACCAAAAACAAGGCTTTACCTGTTGGTAGCAGCATGGCCACTTGATATTACCAAGGAGGCTCCCTGAAAACAAGGCGGCCATATAAATATGTTCTGCTCCCTCTTATCCTCACAGCTTGCATTAAGCTACTGTAGTCATTTAATAAACATTGAAACACTAATAATACCAATCACTAAGTCCTTACAATTGTGCAATTGTATGCAGGGGTGTCATAATGTACTCCCGCAGGTCCTGTCTGCCAAACCACCAAAGAAAACCAGAACCGGCCGCAATTCAGTGGATTGCTGCAAGATATTCCACACGTGTTTGATGTAAGACAAGATGAAACCAATCATTTCTATTAAGAAataatgattatatatatatatatatattgaatggATCAGCCACCAGATCATGCACAAGTTCAATTTGTCTCAAGTTGAGCTGAAAGGAATCTTGGACAGCCTCTTAGCCAGACAAACAAGCTGGCATGCCTCCTAACCTACACAAGTATAGAAAGATGGTTCCTGGCTTCCTCTGATATCTGTGAATGAGCTTCTGTTTGCTATATAAACTCACCAGCATTACCATTCTCTCCACAACtctcaaacaagaaaaaacCTACTGCAAGAAAAATTAAGTTGAGATTAACAAGCAGTTGGTTGCACAATGAACAGCAAGATATCTGATGTTCGTGCAGCGGAAATTACCGCCAAAAGTTTCAGAAGCAGATCAAAGCCTCTTCCAAAAAGGGGACAGATAAAATTAAGAATAGCTGCAAATGCTCTTCACTCCATTGTCTCTGCACTATCGAAGGCCACTTCAGATCGCAAGAATTCCAGCAGGAAATGTATCTTCAGTCAGAGCTAGAGCAGTATAAATTACAGATTCATATCATAATATGCGATGTATGATTAGTCCTACTCCTACTGAATGTATTTAGCTCTTCTTCTATATTTGTGTTCTTCTTCTATTCATGTCAATTGGTAGTCTTTAATGATATAATAGCTTATTTTGGGTAAAATTAAAAGAGCGGAAgagaaataaaacaaaaaaagcaaGAGGACTACAGAAAACAGAAGCATCAAAAGAGCAAGTAGATGACTAAACCTGGTTTTCAGAAAACTAGAAAGTTGAGGCCAATATAAAGGTAATATAAGGGACTGATAATTataaagggaaaaaaaagGTGCCTTGATTTGGATATCAAAGTAAAAATTCATCACAGTATGGAACTCAAATTACAAATTCAAGACAGATGGTAAGGTGGAGAAGACATCATTGCTCTTAGTAGGTCATAATGgcacaaaaacataaacttgAACCAACATTTTTCAGCTTTGCCGAACATGTAATGCTTCATTTCATCTGAAGTCATCAATGAAGAGGCACTGAAGCCATCCTCCATTCTCCTCCGAACTGTATTAGGTTCCTAGTAAAAACCTTGTTCTTTCCTTGTATTTCTTCCTCACTCACACTTGCTACTGAGTGAAGCATACAGAGAAAAGTATAAGGAGATTCGATTTGACCTTTTGGGGCTCCAGCTCAGGAAGCTCTCTTGCTACAGTTCACCTCAGATCACTGTTTATACAGAAAAATCTTCCATCCCTTCCATCAGCATCAATGGATAATTTTTAATGATCATCCTTGCTTTGTGGTACAAGTTAACCATACAGTGTTCCACATGTGGCATTTTCCGATGAAGCTCAAACATGCATTGAGTTATACTTAAAGCTTCTTTGACAAGATAAGCAtggcaaaacaaaataaaaatccaaGATTAGTTATCTGGTCTGGTTTTAATTCAAATCTAGACTTCAACAGGACATGATAATAGAATTGGTTTCACCTGTTGGTAGCAGCATGGCTAGTTGACATGGTAAAGGAGGTTTCCCCTGAAAGCAAGGACATTACTTATTAAGAGATATACAAATGATATTTTTAATGCTCCCTATTATCTTAACAATTTGCATTTTAGCTAATAGGAATGATATATGCATTTGTtagcatgataaaataaaCATCAGAATTTTTGTCTGTCACCCTCCCCAACCTGTCAACCAATCCATTCCATAATCCACGTCGAGCTCCTAGAAAACCCGTACGTGCTCATGAACAGACTAGTTCAAACTATGAATCATATATCTAATCAATTAGACACCAAACTCATCAGACAAATTCAACCTGTCTCAAGTTGAGCTGAAAGAATCTTGTACAGGTAGACAAGCAAGCTGGCCTGCCCCCCAACATACTCCAATTTGAAAGAtttttttctagttttctCTGAATCTTCATGGATCAATTCGTTCAGCTTCAACTGCTATATAAACTCCCAACCAATTCTGCTATGTCCAGATCTATCAAACAAAAAGACAGCAAGAAAAGAAGTTTGGAATTGACTGAGGTTGGAAAATGAATAGCAAGGTCTCTGATGTTCATGCTGCTGAAAGCTTCAGAAGTAGAAGGCCTCTTCCAAAGAGGGGGCAGATAAAATCAAGAATAGCTGCCCGTGCTCTCCATTCCATAGTGCCTGTGCTATCCAAATCCTCTTCAGACCACAAACATTCCAGCAGGAAACCTATTTGAATGAGAGTTAGAGCATTCTTATTAtagatttatattttttttcacaatGGATTATAGTTGATTACTATATCCATAATGTATTTGGCTCAATTTCTCTCATTATATTTCTCTTCTTCCGTCTAAGCCTACTTGATAGTGTCTAGAATGCTATAGCTGATAATTGATGAATATAAAAActtctagaaaaaaaaattggaaggAATGGTAATTCAGAAGGACCCAACATATGGTTATAGCTACAAATACTTGCATATTAGTTAGCAAAGCAGTATATACAATCAGTATCGCTGTAATCCTCATAAAGTTTGGAACCTGGAAAATACCACTGAGAACAGGCTAGAATAGATTTACACACTTCAATAATCCACAATATATAGACATAACAAGAGCAAACAACAAAATTACTTTGGATTAATGGAAAAGCAGAATATAACTTGACTTGGCCTTTTGAAACCCAACCTGATCCGATGAAAAAAATTGCAAATGCTGGTTCTGTATGTTGAAACCAAGATGAAAGTCCTCTCGCCAATCATGCAGCTTGTGAATATAAATGATTCAAAAGTCATAGATCATGCAACTTGAACTATCCTTGCAATTGTGGTGTCACTAATTTGCTCAACATCGATTTTTTCACTCTCATGAAGCGACTTGTCATCGGCAAATGTATACTCTCCGTGTCCCAAGCCCGATTTACAGTTCCATTCTCAGAACATTCAGCAATCAAAGAATTCCAAGAAACGATTCTCCACAGAGCGAATCATCATATCCGACACATTCCCAAAGGAAGCCACAAGTAAATACCACATTAGATCCTAAAGCCTccacatcatcatcttccaatCCAAGAAGCAATATATGCATGGTTCAGTAATTTCATCAAACTATTTTATCTGCAACCCACTTATTCATAATTGCTTCACTCAACGGAACTGAACACCCAAAATCACACATAAAGACACAATCGAGTAGCACTATAGCAGGCAAGTCTAACCGAGTCAACTGACTCAACTCCGAACCCAAAGCGATGAGACTGTTCAAAACAATTCCGGGTCGCCCGAATCAGGGAAACCCGGAAATGTGGGCGTCGTCAAGAAACTGAGTAGACGTGTTGAGTCCAAAGATTAAAATATCCATAATTTCCTCGATATTTCCGCGAAATTTTCCATTTTTCGGCATATAGATATATCTGTTACATACCAAACATTTTTAGATggaaatttttgaaatttcccGATATATCCGGAAACTTTCGAAATTTCCCGATAAATTCATAATATCGCCACGTGTCAAGtcaacttcaaataaaataaaaaatcactgGTTAGGAGAATCAAACCTCTTATCCATCGTTTTACAAGCACAAAGTTATAGTCAATTATACTACACcaacttattgttatatatgactctttttattatatattgcatttcatgtctcaacattcatctaaaattgaaataaaaccgaactagTTGTTGAAAGGAATCGAACCCCTTTGGTCTAGGAGAAAGTAATAATGGACCTTACCCTTATGAGGGAAATTCAATATGTCTTATCcaccatatttattctctaatgagaTGCAATCAAGTGTTTACATATGGACACAATCTGAtgcacaatcttcacaaagctATGGTTATGGTCAAAGTCGAGAAATGCCTGATCCAAACGGGAACTATCAGTACCATAACCCACAATTAATCACTCACGACTCCTATGGTCTATGGTTGGCATATAAGTcagtatatgcaaaattagaaataggaggtatcatttaatgactattcttCACAAGATACTCAGGATTTTACTCAAAGACATGATGAagatagtgaaaattttgtacctcATAGATCATTTATGTGATTCTATATCACttatgtaatttcatgtttaatgtatcatatgtaaataaggcGTGATGAGCTAGCATCCCTTtaggtaaatatatatatatatatatatatatatatatatcaagtatttttttaataatgtttGACGAttatttcatctcaaattactataactctctataaataaatagttatataataatttcttatgacatatagtagataattgatcaaataaatatttctcaaagttctattcaaaatttccatatttttatataatttttcatcaatttacctaattattttttaaaatcgaaatttctgattttcgGATCCTCGATATTTCCGTTCTCGCCGATATTTTATTCCTTGGTTGAGTCTGTGATAGGCTGATCGGTgaaccttcttcttcctccatgGTTTTGTTCCTGAATGAATTGCTAATGCTTTTCGTGGCAAAATTCAGTTGAAAAGGTCGTTAAGTCGTTACTACGGCTGGACTAACTGCCTAGGCCCAGAACGAGATGAGAAATGCGAAATGTAAATTAAGACTATAACCATAAAATGAGAAATTGAGAATGATCAGATGCACTCATATATCTTCACTCTCAGTATTTCATATTAgtacactttttttttactttgtgAAATACACATTAATAGCCGATTCAGATCAATAAGTGTCGGTTTGTATTCAGAAAGTCTAATGCAATTAGAATACGTCATAGATACATcactttttttaaatatatcatTTAACAACGATACTTATCTTATTAGATGATAACTTCTAATGTAAAGATCCAAGATTGAGTACTTAATATGATTATCACATTTCATACATAACTGTTGACATGTCTTATAACAAGAGTGTCATGTATCTCAAAGTAAATTTTAGCTATAACTCAAACTTGAGGTCTATCCCATAAGACTGAGGATCCAGAATAATATTAGCATAACCACAATATTGTGCCCCAAGACATGTGTCAATTGTTAGTGATAATAGCTCACTGGGGGAATGGTGAGAAATGCAAGGTCAATATTAATCTTTTACTGCCTCTATCCCCTTTCAGTGGAGAGAGGACATTAATAGGTGTGTGGTGGAGACTGGAGATGTTACCAACGGCCTCCACCTTCTCTTGAAACTTCTCACCCTTCATTCTTCTAAACCTACCAAAAGAAACCAGAGGTGCTGCACATATTCTACTTGTGTACAATTTTCAACCTTAGGATCACTACTCGTAGTCCTTCTTCATGTATATGTTTGAGAATCATTAAGGCATGGGATGGCTGCACTTTGAAAATGCATCTTGGCCAACCCAAGAATATGTGAACAAATGATTACCATGTTCAATGCTGCTAATTATTTGCCTTTGAAATCAACCTATGTTACTTTGAACCTTATATGGTTATGTATATGTTTTACGAAAAATTGTCATCTTAgataatttgattttcttttcttttttgcagTCAAATTGATGGGAATCATGGGATTCAGCGTCCTACAGTATAAAATCCATATGTTTATATTGTAAAAATTGCTTCCATTAATTAAGATAGCAAACTCGAACAAAATACCACCGGGAGTCCGGGACCATAGTGACTACAAAACTTCATCTACTTAAAGCCTCAATTTTTAGCACGAAATGGGTGAACTATACATCGTTGTGTTCACATACGTACCTCATGCACTTGTCAAGTTAGCACTTAGTATATCAATGATTTAGGACTGTAGATTGAGAATTTGACAATAACATGTCAGTATGAACAATGAGAATGATTATCCTCCTGCCATgcatcactattatgccagTGTTGTGTTATAAATTGTGGCACGGAATTACTATACGTACAAGTCCAAAATAACAGATCATTATCTAGTGGAGGCTAGTTGGTATCTCTAGAAATATCTCCGAATGAAGTATGATGTATGAAAGCTAGCTAAGCTGGTATTAAACTCTTACATTCAAGTATGCTAATGTAAAGTTAATTAAACTCCTAATCATGTCACCAAAAAAAGTCCAAAATGCATCCAAAGTAAATGTGATAACTTTGCACATTTACACTAAAAATCAAGGGATGAAGTTATAGATACTTTACTCTTAAAATTTCTCAGCTTTCCTTAACATCTCATAAATGAGCAACAAAATGTCTGCTAACTATGTTATATATGTGTCCGTGGTTGTtgttattgatgatgatg containing:
- the LOC126796475 gene encoding uncharacterized protein LOC126796475 — its product is MATITSIPSIAPRQRICLKAMSGAVVASLTINRTRKFAQQNGANAMQHGLYVEKKADNGLSNNRGLFPIVAAKRNSTSSPGSLSPSDTIKDFYKCINEKNLKQLGHYISTDCCIDECSFSSPLQGKNVIMKFFKELTEAMGQNIKFSIQNVCEGNDQLTAAVNWHMEWKGKQIPFTRGCSFFESSKEQERFIIKKAQIIIESPIKPGHLVLSLLKAVTSLFDGFPRATAWFLRSPHIVFQWIWKIYKIMFAPIIEGYIGLWNIAIQFLSYAYNILLYISNMFFK